Proteins from one Coregonus clupeaformis isolate EN_2021a chromosome 25, ASM2061545v1, whole genome shotgun sequence genomic window:
- the LOC121539136 gene encoding zinc finger protein 883, whose amino-acid sequence MMASEVKTVFEENTALGFLYRLMNGAFQDRDSKDNVLTKANNDCKDNFSIIPPHHPKDKPPLPTLREVSVILEDCRKILGDRFSFRQCEIKENGFEAPIPLGRSPRSPRSPRSPSRKEPKNRKSSSTSGKPKQQRKILKIKMHHCSQCGMSFSNYKDLRNHWKVHKGKPYHCSDCGKYLSTLSALRVHQRIHTGEKPYSCSVCGKNFVQMGSLREHQLRHIGDKPFSCPDCGKSFITQRYLNKHQRTHTAEKRYSCPDCGRGFTTAGLMNRHRRIHTGEKPYRCSDCGQGFARSEALKSHQFTHNGEKPYSCPDCEMSFSSSAGLKYHQMNHTGEKPYHCAACNKRFKSATSLKSHHRTHTGEKPYQCRDCGTTFSNLSNLKIHQRIHSGEKPYSCPDCGKRFSAPSTLQAHQRSHTGERPFPCSHCGKGFTIKAHLVVHMRIHTGERPYHCTVCDATFSSSGPLVRHMRIHTGEKPYNCIHCDKSFKTLHEITGHTRVHTGERPYHCSKCEKKFKCLGDLRKHEHTHTGERLACGQCKKTFSSKGGLRIHKMSHTGEKPHHCTVCGKRFTSTFLLKTHHRVHSGEKPYSCSDCGKMFSQLANFKTHQRIHTRE is encoded by the exons ATGATGGCGTCAGAAGTAAAAACTGTCTTTGAG GAGAACACTGCACTAGGATTCCTGTATAGGCTGATGAATGGAGCGTTTCAGGACAGAGACTCCAAAGATAACGTTCTCACCaaggctaataat GATTGTAAGGACAACTTCAGCATAATTCCTCCCCATCATCCTAAAGACAAACCGCCCCTGCCGACTCTTAGAGAGGTTTCAGTGATACTGGAGGACTGCAGGAAAATACTGGGAGACCGTTTCAGTTTCAGACAATGTGAAATAAAGGAGAATGGATTTGAGGCTCCAATTCCTCTTG GACGGAGCCCTAGGAGCCCAAGGAGCCCTAGGAGCCCTAGCCGCAAAGAGCCGAAGAACAGAAAGAGCTCCTCTACATCAGGAAAGCCTAAACAACAACGGAAAATTCTCAAGATTAAGATGCACCACTGTTCACAGTGTGGGATGAGTTTTAGTAATTATAAAGATCTAAGGAATCATTGGAAGGTGCACAAAGGGAAGCcctaccactgctctgactgtgggaagtaCCTATCTACCTTAAGTGCTTTGAGAGTACATCAGAGAATTcatactggagagaaaccttactcgtgctctgtatgtgggaagaacTTTGTGCAAATGGGAAGCCTACGAGAACATCAGCTAAGACACATTGGAGATAAACCCTTCAGCTGCcctgactgtggaaagagcttTATAACACAACGTTATCTGAATAAACATCAGCGAACTCATACCGCTGAGAAGCGATACTCCTGCCCTGACTGTGGGAGAGGCTTCACTACGGCAGGACTAATGAACAGACACAGAAGAATCCATACTGGTGAGAAGCCATACCGGTGCTCTGACTGTGGGCAAGGCTTTGCCAGATCCGAGGCATTGAAATCTCACCAATTTACTCATAATGGAGAAAAACCTTATTCTTGCCCTGATTGTGAGATGAGTTTCAGCTCATCAGCAGGCCTGAAGTATCATCAAATGAATCATACTGGAGAGAAGCCCTACCACTGTGCAGCCTGTAATAAGAGATTCAAGTCAGCTACAAGCTTAAAGTCTCATCATAGgacgcacactggagagaaaccttaccagtGTCGTGACTGTGGGACAACATTCTCCAATCTCAGTAATTTGAAAATACACCAGCGCATTCattctggagagaagccttactcttgCCCTGACTGTGGAAAAAGATTTTCTGCACCATCAACTTTACAAGCACACCAGCGGTCACATACTGGTGAAAGACCTTTTCCTTGCTCTCATTGTGGGAAGGGCTTTACCATAAAGGCACATCTTGTGGTACACATGCgcatacacactggagagaggcCCTACCACTGCACTGTCTGTGATGCAACCTTCTCCTCTTCAGGTCCCTTGGTGAGACACATGCGAATACACACTGGGGAGAAACCTTATAACTGCATTCATTGTGACAAGAGCTTCAAAACCTTACATGAAATTACTGGTCATACAAGGGTGCATACAGGAGAGAGACCTTACCATTGCTCTAAGTGCGAGAAGAAGTTCAAGTGCCTGGGAGACTTGAGAAAGCATGAGCACACACATACTGGAGAAAGATTAGCATGTGGTCAGTGTAAGAAGACCTTTTCCTCCAAAGGTGGATTAAGGATACACAAAATgtcacatacaggagagaagccccaCCACTGCACCGTCTGTGGGAAGAGATTTACATCAACATTTCTTCTGAAAACACACCATAGAGTACAcagtggagagaagccttacagttgctctgactgtgggaaaatGTTTTCCCAACTGGCTAACTTCAAGACCCACCAGCGCATACACACTAGGGAGTAA